The Culex pipiens pallens isolate TS chromosome 2, TS_CPP_V2, whole genome shotgun sequence DNA window tcccagatgtaatattaccatgacttttttttctgtgtaggtgtactgagcccgaatctcaaatatgagcttAATTGATTGCGACAGGACTCGTAAAATCGGACCCGTTTTGTTACATCAATTAAACCAACTACACCTTTTCCATTAGGCCAGCAAAAATGAGCATCACCGACCGAATGAAGCGATGGGAAGGCAAGGTGGCCGTCGTGACCGGAGCCAGTGGGGCCATCGGTGGAGCCATCGCAAGGGAACTGGTTAAAGCCGGGATGATAGTTTGCGCACTGGCCAGGAGACGCGATAAGGTGGAGAAGCTGCGTGCCAGTTTGTTTGACGTGGCTGGAAATTTGAATTGCGTCGAGTGTGATATAACTCAGGAAGAGGATGTTAAGCATGCTTTTGGATGGATTGAAGGGGCTTACGGTGGGGTTGATTTGCTGGTCAATAATGCTGGCGTGATCACAAAGTGCCTGCTGACGGAGAAGAACAACACTAAAGATCTGTACACGACAATGGAGACCAACATCATTGGACTTTGTTTGTGCACTCGGGAAGCGGTGAAATCGATGAAGGCTCGAGACGTCCACGGTCACATCATCAATGTCAACAGCATATTCGGCCACAAGGTTCATCAAGCCGTACCGGGAACGAGGCCACTCAACGGAATGTACCCGGCGTCCAAGTACGCTGTCACTGCAATTACCGAATGCATTCGACAGGAGCTGGTATATCTGGATAGTCAAGTTAAAGTATCGGTAAGAAAACGACGTTCGCCATCGGTCACATTCGATAAGTGTACTAATTCGCTGCCCAAAATCTATCTCTTTCCCCTCCCCTCTACACGTTACAGAGCATCAGCCCAGGACTGGTGGAGGGTGACATCGTCGCTAATCACACCGTCAACGAGAACGACCTCGTTAAGTACATGCCAAAATTGAAACCCGAGGATGTCGCCGAAGCGGTTCTTTACGCCATCACCACGCCGGATCACGTTCAAGTAAGTGCCTCTTTGGAGACGCCGGCGCCTTGTCGAAAGGCCAGATCAATTAATCCACTGATGTTACATGTTACAGGTCCACGAACTTGTCATCAAACCCatgggagagtttttataaTCAATGGTGTGAAACGAAACCGCATTCATTACGCTATAACAAATCCATTTAGAACAAgatttaaacattcaaattttaagcatcagcatcagccaaagaaaaagaacaaaatacaaaagtaTGCTTTCTAGCGCCATTTTATTtactttataatttatttttatacagCAATAAAAACGAAGGAATCTCACCACTCTAGCTCTAAGCTCTAATGGTCAATATCATTTGCGATGAAAGAAATGCCCGGGTTACAACAGAAGCCAACACAGAACAGGTTAATTGGTCCGAGTTCTTAACGGTGTGCACCAAGGGAATTGGGATGATCGTCCGTCGTCGCACTTTATTCTTGTCTCTCGCTTAGCCATTGGGTGGCCTGGTTGGGCGGTGCTCAACTCGAAATCAAGGTTTTCTGTAACGACTGAATGttataaaatcgttttttttttctaagagtcTGTATAATCcgaattaatttaagagttcatctaaaacaaatttcagaatttgagcgaatgtgtttttttttatttttgtttataccAAAACATGTTGAACAGCTTCCTAACATCGTTGTTAAACTGAATAAATATCAATGCTATATGAAAGTTGTTGTAACTGCAGTGCGActaatttgataatttgcttATGTTAAGAAGTTTTTAGACAAAAATAACACACTAAAacaattaattatatttttgattttaaagctAGAGCTGAAATatgaattcccaaaaaaaaaaaacatttttataatcaacaagttttttttaaacaagaaaaattgcGATCTTCTTAAAAATAGACAAgaagataaaaacaaaaattaggtagagaatgaattttaaaaaccagcaGTGGGAGTGACATTAGATCTA harbors:
- the LOC120421360 gene encoding farnesol dehydrogenase-like, giving the protein MSITDRMKRWEGKVAVVTGASGAIGGAIARELVKAGMIVCALARRRDKVEKLRASLFDVAGNLNCVECDITQEEDVKHAFGWIEGAYGGVDLLVNNAGVITKCLLTEKNNTKDLYTTMETNIIGLCLCTREAVKSMKARDVHGHIINVNSIFGHKVHQAVPGTRPLNGMYPASKYAVTAITECIRQELVYLDSQVKVSSISPGLVEGDIVANHTVNENDLVKYMPKLKPEDVAEAVLYAITTPDHVQVHELVIKPMGEFL